From the genome of Sulfurovum sp. NBC37-1, one region includes:
- a CDS encoding macro domain-containing protein translates to MGYKITVKQGNLLEEENATFIVNASNTRLILGSGVSMSFKRHCGHELQEEMGFKLDAIGEELRKGDIVATSSANAKNFRYALHVAIMDYNKGTKECNKYPALNDIEIALENIEPYLEWYAKEHTEPMKLVLPLLGCGTGGLDVCKVSNLYKSFLSRDVSFDCNVVIYGYSEKDYELIKSFMIPSS, encoded by the coding sequence ATGGGTTACAAGATCACTGTTAAACAGGGTAATCTTCTGGAAGAAGAGAATGCCACTTTTATTGTCAATGCTTCCAATACACGCTTGATCCTTGGTTCCGGTGTATCAATGTCATTTAAAAGGCATTGTGGACACGAATTGCAAGAAGAGATGGGTTTTAAACTTGATGCTATCGGAGAGGAACTACGCAAAGGTGATATAGTTGCGACCTCATCAGCCAATGCCAAAAATTTCAGATATGCTCTTCATGTAGCCATTATGGATTACAATAAAGGCACCAAGGAGTGTAACAAGTACCCTGCACTTAACGATATTGAAATAGCCCTTGAAAATATTGAGCCCTATCTGGAATGGTATGCAAAAGAGCATACCGAACCAATGAAATTAGTACTTCCCTTGCTTGGCTGTGGTACCGGCGGTTTAGATGTTTGTAAGGTAAGCAATCTTTATAAATCTTTCCTTTCAAGGGATGTATCTTTTGACTGTAATGTAGTAATCTATGGATACAGTGAAAAAGATTAT